The segment AAGTAATTGACTTGGATGTGATAGAAGGTATTTTCAGATGGGCTAGAAGGGTGTCTTCCCCTAAGATGTTAAGCTCATCAGTCTTTTCTATCAAAGTATAAAAAGACATATCAAAGCTTCCCAACATTATCTAAGTCATGGTACATTCAACCACCTTCTTTTAAGAGACCCAAAAGGCATTTAAATGGTTGTTCATGTCAAGTTTATAGGTTTAATGACTTGTTCCAACATGGGAATTTGGGCTTATTATAACACCAATGTCTTGGGACATTAagtgaatgttattttatagaTGAGAGGTTGGCTCTGGAATTTGTAAGTGTTATCCATTGAATGTCATTTTGTACTATGCATTGGCTAGCTTAGGTCTCCTAATCTACTGTAACTAGATAACGAGCTAATTCGAGACACTGGTTGATAAGCACAACTAAAGAGGTAACAAGCCTATCCTACtattcaaagatgaaaaatcatTAAGGCATAATTGGACACCTTTTTTGGAAAGGCCCGATATAACACTCCACCTTAAAAATCCTATCCCtcaagataaaatgatatttaatcttCACCAAATTCACCAAAAACATGCAACACTagtaatttaaacatttatataacaaaattattgaaacaaccttatatataaattatcacaGAAGTAATAACAATAATCCTAAGTGTTAGctataaacaaaaccaaacaaacatCCATAATGTGTGTGCAAAATGCAAGtctaacaaataatatattaaaacatagATATAAAGTATCAAATCATCATTTATGAGTCTATTCATTTCATGTCGCTCCATCACAAACCAATTGTCTCGTCGTTGTCACATCTATGTTTCTATCCtgtaaaaccaaaagaaaagagTGAGTGATAAACATTCAATAAGTGGAAATAACCAAGTTTAGAAATGAATTTCTTGATCCAAACGACCTCCTTgggtatatataataatgttatatactAGACCTTTATTGTGGAACACACTACAAATGTATCATAACTTTCTTGGTTGTTAATGCTTTCAAGTCTAAAAAAACTCCTAGTTTAGAACTTAATAACATAGAAAGGATAATTGAGGGATTTTTTGGTTATTCGGAAAGAGAAAGGGTTGTATGGAAGCCTTCCATACTTGTTATAGATCAAAGCATTAAAGTTTTGATGCATTGTCTTGAATAACAAGATTAGAATGATCAAAACACAATAACTTATACAAAGAATGATCTTTATTGGCCTTTACAAAAGTGCTATTGAGTCTGTCCCACTCCAAAACTATGTGATATCACTTGTTGGGTCTTTATAAAAGTGTTATTAGATCCTTCTCACCTTAAAAGTTAGCTTAGAAGATGAAGTTTTCCCTCATTTTTATATACCTATTTTCAACTTAATTCCCAACCATTATAGGATATTCGATATTctcatattttgttataatattgtaattattttctatataatttctttttgtatgtaggaagtattattttataaaagtccaaatgacttattcccatccaaggtatagTATAAATCTGAACTCAgacttgttaacttttaaaaacctaagtACTTACctgtctgttaaattttattgttattatcagagatgaaattgttatttaaaaattttatttaaactcatattttagaattacccttaagttttttaaattttatttatgtctcctaaccttatatttttcaagtttaaaaactgattttttccTCTTCAATGTTGGTTGCaaactctaatttttttcttatatacaaCCGCCTCCCAACTTTCTAAAAAAGTTTAGTTTCAACCCTTCACTCTCTTTCAGTTTCCAGACTCATCTCTGACAACAATTTGCCATCTCCAGCCACTagctctctctctcctatcttctctctccctcccgatcACTCTCCCTTTCCTCTCTAGTTGCCTTCATCGGAGACGAAAATGACTGGTCTTTGTCTGATGAAGACTCGGCCGAGTCGTGACAACAAGACAACTATCAGTATACATAACCTAGTGCATCATGACAGAGACAAACATGTGGAAATTGACCTGCATTTTATCAAAGAGAAGATAGAAGAGAAGCTTGTGTGCTGCTCAGCATACAGCTGATATTCCGACCAGGGACTTCCTAGACAGTTTTGATAATCTGATGTCCAAGCAGGGACTGGTAGATCTTTTTGCACCGGCTTTGAGGGAAAGTATAGGAGTTCTGTTACTCAcctaaaaaaaaaggtatagaAGTTCTGAGTTAACATATTAGatttttcattgataatatCTTTTGCCTATTTAAAATCCATCTTATTATCACTGCTTTTAATGTATAATCTGTTGAAGTAGTGGTTGTTGCATCATGTTTAATGGTTCATAAATTGCCAAGATTGAAGTTCACTTCGGAGaaatgagaaattatatttGACTTTTTTGTTAATGGTTCTGCGGTTAAGCATTATAACTTTACGTTGTTCAGTGCCTTACAAAACGTGCTTACAGGTATCCTCTTTTTTCATCCGTAATCTCATTACCCAGGTTTTCTCTTTCATCAATACATCACTTTTAAACAGGTCTGTGATAACAATTTCAGAGTTCTGTTTGCTTCAACCCATGTATCTATATAGTTTATGCCCGACATATTGAgtatttttgtctcttttttttttcttagtctTCTGCCGCGACTGGAGTGTTGCGCATTTTCAAATGAGGAATATGTAAAATCTGGTCTGGCAGAATTTGCGATAAGGATAGTCAATGCAACAGAGGAGGTAAATCTGTCTTTTGTAGTAATAACTGCCTGAATACAATAGATTTTGAGTCTCAGTTATTACATAGTGCAGTTTGCAGGAAGGTTTTGGCATGAGCTAAATTATATTAGACAATCAGTTGGGTTTCTGGCATGAGCAATAGTTTTCCTTATTTGATCTTTGAAGATGTAAACCACTGGACTAGTATTTTACAATTGAGGTTCTTTTTGCAACGTCTGTAGGTGATAcatcagaaaagaaaaatgtccTTGAAAGATCTTAGACAGGATCTATGTCTGGTATGCTTATCTAATTCTTTTTCCAGCCTCTCTCAATATGCTGAAGCAAGCACTTCGTAGATGCTTTATAAATTCCTTTTATTGTGACACTTGAACAGACATTGACAATTAGGCAAATCTATCAGATAAGTACTATATACTGGGATGACAAACATGGCACCCAGAGTGTCAAATGAGGCAAGTCAAACAGCCAGCAAGGGAGCATGCAGCAGACAAGTAGCCAAATCAAGAAATTGTggcataaaattatcatatagttCACTGaactaatatttatatatattttagtctATCTTCTTTCTCCATCTATTTAACTGAAGGTAGTTTTCAGATGGTCACACATCTTATGACTGCAATTTTTTCATCACCcataatattgaatttatctgccaaaaatcttaaatttttgtgATATGTCACCTCCATTGATTGCGAAATTCTATTACATGTTGAAAATTGCTACACTTAATCAAGTGTCACCATGACTATAGACTAACTATTTTAGGATGCTTTTGTTGTCTTGTCCATATTGCTTTAGTTTGATGAATCATTTTACTTGCAGCGTTCAATTCTCAACTGAAGACATTGATATGGCGATTCCTGTTATAGATCCTTCAGATATTGAAGTTCCAAAGTTTTTGTCTGAATACCCTTGTGCTCAATTTCTGATCCAGCTTCAGACATAAACATTGCGGTGCTTAGTTCAGAAGAATGGCTGCATAATCTTGAGGTCCAGCAATATGTGACGGTTAATGCCCTTTCTATGAATTTAAGATCATAGCTTAACAATCATTTTACTTGTAGAAGGCCCCGGTGAATCTGGGATGATCAGAAATCAGTTAGTTTATTATTTGCTAGGCAAGGGAACACTTGAAGTGGCTTTTCTCCCTTCGGTATATAaatattcttcaacttcattaCTGCAAATGTTGTTTTCAACCATTTTTCTACGTAGTAAAAAGCTTGAAATTTTAGTTAGTACATAGTGTGGGAAGCACGAAATATGATATGAAAACACAATGCATCCACAAACTTTTTGACAAAAACTTTCTGGTAAAGATTACAAATGTCATATTAGCTGCTTATGATCAATTTTCTCGCCAGGAAAAGAGcaaaatgaatttgagtttacaTCATTTCTACATTGTTCAAAATCTGCCACAGAGTAGGACCGCCAAGACGATCCTCGTGATCGTGGATGCAGTGGCGGCAATCGTGGTGGAGACCGGGAACTGGAATCATCACTTGTACTAGCGATGCTCTCGGAACTGCTCATGGCGACCGCCAGAGCTAACGAGCTCCGGCTAGAGGTGATTGGCCTCTTGCCATTGCCTCGGTTCTTGTCCCATACATGATTGATGGCAAGTACATTTCTGCGTCTTCTGGTGTATGCATTCTCCTGTTTTGCAATGTCTTTGATTGAACAAGCAGATGATGCTTCTCCTAAACTTGTGAAGGACTTGGATTTGCCGCTATAGAAACTAGAAATCCCCCTCCTGCATCCATTATTACAGACCAATTCACTAGTTAGATTCATTTGAACAAATGCAATTTTAGGATCAAATTTTCCATCAAATCCAGCAATATCCATAAGCAAGTTGATTCATTTGTTTTAATGAAGATGATTACCAAATATAGCCCCTAATAAATAAGGATGCAAAAACCTAGATAACTAAGTTCTCAATTTGACTTCAATTAATGCCATTTCtcttcatcaaaatcaaaacttgtGTGAAGAAACgaagaaatttcaaaaacaaagagagagatGTTAACCTCATGGGCAAGACTTCTTCTAACGAATCCATCATATTCAGGGGTCCTTTATAAGAGCTCTGAACCTCGTTCTCCTCTCCATTCTCACCGTCCGATGACAGATCGCTGTTCCTTCCGATCGATGACGTGGACGACGAACTACACCAATGGCGTTCCTTTACCTCCTGCTCCTCCGCCGCTGTAGCGTCGGAGACCGGCGGCACCTCAAAAGTCGCCACCGCGCCACCTCTCAACCCCGAAGGTTCGATCCTATCCATTGCTATCGACAGCTTCTCAATTCTcgcaaacaaaattcaataaaacgaTCTGtggaagaaaacaagaaagattTGATAACGAAGCAGAAAATCAAAAGCCTGATAATTTCCTTGTTTGGATTTGTTGGTTtcttatatatacaaatacgaGTGGCtaagacaaaaatattattaaaataaaagtaaaataattatagccTTATCCTGATCCACTGGATTGGATAacattcttatttatataaaatatctccGTCCTGGTGACaatattaagggtaaaattttaatttatatagaaattcGAGGGAGAGAATAATAAGgataataatttgtttcttaAGATAAAAAACGAAATAGATAACTCAGCGTACaaccatttttaattaatattagaaagattaaatctataattagcAATAAATCCACCAGTGACGAGGAAAGTCTTCCGGCCTTATCCAAAAACacttttaaattacaaatttgccCCCCTGTTTTCATAACTTGGTTTGTTCCAATCATCACCGTCTTTTCTTTCCTGTGGGCTTGGTTAGGGGTAGCCCTCAACCAAGCTGGTGCAGGTTTAAAAATGGATTTGATTggaatttaaatctaattaaagttaaaaagttcAGTTCACTTTAAAATCagatcaaattttaagttaaagtgAGTCCGgcttattctaatttttaaattagttaaataatttgatttaacttaaatttaacatatgattttaaattatataaagtaattattaaaataattttattttgtcaaatgaatagaaactataaatttgagcaATAGATTTAACCcgtaaatttgaaataaactcaaattaaatttaaattgaatcatttttatttgaattaaacttaaatcatttttaatattaactcaATAAACTCGaacaaaacttaaattcaattattttttgttaaaatcaaATTCGATTCAAAGGGTATTCATTCGGTTAATTCATATCTTAATATTTgatcaaacaataaaactatatatatatatatataatttaagtatagaaataatatattattatataatttgataactctaaataaaaaataaaataatatttaattatataataatatattatttatatatatttaaattgtgtataaaaaaattatgtgtatatatagtattgatagagaaaaaattaatttctgtaGTTCTTGTTTTGAAGTATTGGCTTAAGCCGGCTCTTGATGAGCGGCTCgtgtgtgtgttttttattACCGTTAGAAACGACGGCGTTTGGATCGAATCAAGCCGGAGGATCTTCTGGTAGGCCCATTGTCCGGATGTGGGGTCTATAACGATGCAACAACTTGATAGAGAATGATTATCATAGGACCACGTGTCAAAGTAGTTGAAATCTAATCGCATTCGTAATTCAAATCTTCTTTTTCACGTGACGACGACTCATATTCTCGACCACTTTTCTCCCTTACTCGCGACAGTTGATTGAGATTAGCTACTCGCGCTATATAACCTTGCTTtattatcttttgtttttaaaaaattattggatattTTGGGTGACCGGAAGAATAACAAAGCAATGCCTCCAATGGGGCAAcattttataattcatttatttttataatccaAAGAAAGAATAAGCTCTCATAAATTCTATTTGGTCTCTCCACCATGTGTCAATGCTCTATGGAAAGTTCTGGAATTTCAAtactatttaaataacataatagttttctataaattaattaaaataacttaattttgtgAAGACTAAAGGATTTCAATCACAATTTTTATATCCTGCGAATAtctatattatttacatattaaatatgtttaaattttttttttttgaatccaaaatatattaaatacatattttatattttttgtattaaatataaattatatgttatattttatatttattatatttttaaaattttgactaaacttaaagtacaaaattatttcttttattttcaattatttactaaaatattactgtcggttaaaaaaaaaactcaacatcattttatttttaattctcaattctaattttatgttttcctcTTTGTAGTCTGTAGAAAGattcattttgatttaaaatttgaaatctaagctaattaatttgtttgtttttttcaattggTTGGTACATCACTTATTGTATAAAGAATTtcgattatatattatgttatattaggtttaatagttaattaaatactttacatttgaattattatattaacttttaatataagattcgtgaaaatattaaaattattttatattatcgtatttttaaaaacatattattgacgatgtgtcgtattaaacttatatttacaTGTTTCATACTTTTCCCatatacaaattttagaaatatttttttacaaacatattttttattatttatagtattatatctatataatttgcATACCTAATTTTTTGGGTTTCGGTATCTACTAACTATGATTTATACAATATAGGGATatgtcaaaatttcaaattaatattcattttactCTCCCATACCACTTTAAAAACCTTATTTGTTGAATacttttttatctaaaattttatttaaactttattatctttatttatactattagttgttatgtaaaatatatagattttttcGATAGAATTGAGATAAGAATTATAAGaatgattaattatatgtagttattttgttaattcttgttatttgtagttaattttagatttaagaatagtttaattatttcaaatttacattttcacgaattattaatttgattttgagttataatttatgaaaaaaaactaTCGAAATAGAGTGTACGTGTATTTTGGTTAGAGTAGACATGATATCCCTAATAAAATtaggttattttaataatatttcaaatttaaaaagccAGCTTGCTCTTTCGACAAAATTAAAGGTCAAGACAAAAAGTACCACTTATTAAGCTAGTTGAGCCCAATGACTATCCCCACCTACCTTTGACGAAATAACATGTTCCACacatcaagtttgaaaatttcattgtgttaatttttatttttttataaagttggtgaaaaattaaaaaaatatatatatcatttgtttttattgaagCTAAATAATAGTTTCCCTCATTTCCCCttctaaacaaattttatattttttgtcaaCCAACTTTGAACTTTTTATGACTTTGTGACTGTGTCCTCCTGCTACTACTTATTTTCAACTCTATGCACAATTTTTTGGCATTGATACTCTTGCTCACTGCCAATACGATATAAATCTATCAAATCTTGTTACCACTTTTCACCCAAGTTTGACGTTGACGAGCTTTGTTTTGGTCGAAACTTGTCATTTCCATAAACTTTGAGAGACCTCACCATCGACACAACCACTAAGCACATCCAAATCCGTTGGCTCCCTTTGGATGTTTTTCAAAGGccaataaatgaaaatgaagaaaggaaaagaaaaggatcatggaaagaaaaaatatatagtagctaaaatgaaaaaagtaattTGTTCGTACTATTAGAATTGTAagtgatattaattttattatacattgTACAGTGATAAAAATACCTTTTCAccactaaaattaatatttgactttgacaaatgaatgaaaaatgaacttttcaaatttaaacagggagaaaatcatttcatcaaagttcaagtggaaaattttatttggccAACCAATAGGTTAATCTTGGAGGGTAGAATAGTGATAAACCTTGATATGTATTCAAAactctttttaaaatatataaaattagattaagtTATATTTTCCCACCCGAGGATTTgcctaaaaacatttttctagcccttaatgatataaataacactttctcactaaaaatcaaattatattaacaaaaaaagaaacagtGTTAAGATATAAAATTACCATATTATCCATAactatttaactttttaaatattccGATATCAAtcccaaattaataaaaattaaaacaaactatttaaatattcaaatttacattaaaacccTCTTCCTTCTCATTTTCCTTCACCAACACTCTTTGCTTCCTTGGAACCTAGCCAACACTCACTTCTGACTAGTCGTCTCTAGTGTTGATTCGACTTCTATAGATACTATCAATGTTGATCTATCCATCTCCCGATTAATCCCCtaataatattgttgtttcCATCTCATTTAATGTCAATGAAATCTAGTAGCATATCTTATACATTAAGCTCCTCTTTCACAACTCCCTCCAACCTCGATTGTAACTTTTGGCAACTCATCCGAACTGATATCAATCTTTTCCACTCTATTTAGCATT is part of the Mangifera indica cultivar Alphonso chromosome 13, CATAS_Mindica_2.1, whole genome shotgun sequence genome and harbors:
- the LOC123194783 gene encoding uncharacterized protein LOC123194783: MDRIEPSGLRGGAVATFEVPPVSDATAAEEQEVKERHWCSSSSTSSIGRNSDLSSDGENGEENEVQSSYKGPLNMMDSLEEVLPMRRGISSFYSGKSKSFTSLGEASSACSIKDIAKQENAYTRRRRNVLAINHVWDKNRGNGKRPITSSRSSLALAVAMSSSESIASTSDDSSSRSPPRLPPLHPRSRGSSWRSYSVADFEQCRNDVNSNSFCSFPGEKIDHKQLI